The Verrucomicrobium spinosum DSM 4136 = JCM 18804 genome includes a region encoding these proteins:
- a CDS encoding response regulator, whose product MRIQPQHEPLAAKSGLSTPASSLVLVVDDEKSHRDLLSKALTGTCRVCAVASVDEALAEARRTPPATVILDYQMPQTNGIEGLKKLRELYPGLPVVILTGHADLEIARKAIRLGAVEYMLKPFELNDLISVVSRNIQIADYSHQPRHQLATLDPTPHFTRRQHELVDLWRGGNPTVHAENRMVLNLESGQRIEAKVLRLSRHLVQVELYDPTQELESGLSLKSVQVWVGEQLAYDGPGKLNSVISTGSNRVGEIDLHGDWIKSGLTPQAFQPQALDEAAQGFIDRWRATRNISAEFRLAVADATAFLGELSGWLDGLELSWHHTTGHGHTVSRETLERLLRVLTPAMNRAFEAFEAQAGSVSEELMSLHAEYVRASLHPIMLCAPFVHRCFTKPLGYPGDFGVMNRMLDDPFEGKSLFAKMINAWVIRSPAGDAYRHRVAHLVGVLRREVTRVSTGSARPTRVLSLGCGAARETQHFVRHDPLSEQTEFTLLDFNPDTIRHAQSKIEAAMTDGNRHVNVNVREFSVHQMLAHGSRLVTQPRLLRSGFLQRGHYDVIYCAGLFDYLSDRVCKRLLEIFWHMAAPGAVIVASNFAPSNPIKGFMDYVLDWRLIYRDEPTVASLAVDESYGAVSQTMYSPDGVEIFLTMRKPVDAPIIPDDRQTTTAPRPS is encoded by the coding sequence ATGAGAATCCAGCCTCAACACGAGCCTCTGGCCGCCAAAAGCGGGTTATCCACTCCAGCCTCCAGCCTTGTTCTGGTGGTGGACGACGAGAAATCTCACCGTGACCTTCTGAGCAAGGCCCTTACAGGCACCTGCCGGGTGTGCGCCGTCGCCTCCGTGGACGAGGCGCTCGCCGAGGCCCGCCGCACTCCACCAGCCACCGTCATTCTGGACTACCAAATGCCTCAGACCAATGGCATAGAGGGGCTGAAGAAGCTGAGGGAGCTCTACCCCGGACTGCCGGTCGTCATCCTTACCGGCCATGCCGACCTCGAAATAGCCCGCAAAGCAATTCGCCTGGGTGCCGTGGAATACATGCTCAAACCTTTCGAGCTGAATGATTTGATCAGCGTCGTCAGCCGCAATATTCAGATTGCCGACTACTCCCACCAGCCCCGTCATCAGCTGGCCACCCTGGATCCCACTCCCCACTTCACCCGCCGCCAGCATGAGCTGGTGGACCTCTGGCGTGGCGGCAATCCCACCGTCCACGCGGAGAACCGGATGGTGCTCAATCTGGAATCAGGCCAGCGCATTGAGGCCAAGGTCCTGCGTTTGAGCCGTCATCTCGTGCAGGTCGAGCTCTACGATCCCACCCAGGAGCTAGAATCAGGTCTGTCCCTGAAGTCCGTGCAAGTGTGGGTGGGCGAACAGCTGGCCTATGACGGCCCGGGCAAGCTCAATAGCGTCATTTCTACTGGATCGAATCGCGTGGGTGAAATCGACCTCCACGGAGACTGGATCAAGAGCGGCCTCACCCCGCAGGCCTTCCAACCCCAAGCGCTGGATGAAGCCGCCCAAGGGTTCATCGACCGTTGGCGCGCCACGCGGAACATCTCCGCGGAGTTCCGCCTCGCCGTGGCAGACGCCACTGCCTTCCTTGGGGAGCTGTCAGGCTGGCTGGACGGTCTGGAACTTTCCTGGCATCACACCACCGGCCATGGCCACACCGTCAGCAGGGAGACGCTGGAGCGCCTGCTCCGGGTCCTCACACCCGCGATGAATCGTGCTTTTGAGGCCTTCGAGGCCCAAGCTGGATCTGTATCGGAAGAGTTGATGAGCCTGCACGCTGAGTACGTGCGGGCCAGTCTCCACCCCATCATGCTCTGCGCGCCCTTCGTTCACCGCTGCTTCACCAAGCCCCTCGGCTATCCCGGTGACTTTGGGGTGATGAACCGCATGCTGGACGATCCTTTCGAGGGCAAGTCTCTCTTCGCCAAGATGATCAACGCATGGGTCATCCGCAGCCCGGCTGGTGACGCCTATCGCCACCGCGTGGCCCACCTTGTGGGAGTGCTCCGTCGCGAGGTCACCCGCGTTTCCACCGGCTCAGCGCGTCCCACTCGCGTACTGAGCTTGGGCTGCGGCGCTGCCCGCGAGACTCAGCACTTTGTCCGCCACGATCCCTTGAGCGAACAGACGGAGTTCACCCTGCTCGACTTCAATCCTGACACCATCCGCCACGCCCAGAGCAAGATTGAAGCCGCAATGACGGATGGCAATCGTCATGTGAACGTCAATGTGCGCGAGTTCTCCGTTCACCAGATGCTCGCCCACGGGAGCCGTTTGGTCACCCAGCCCCGCCTGCTGCGGTCCGGGTTCCTCCAGCGGGGCCACTATGACGTGATCTACTGCGCAGGGCTCTTCGATTACCTTTCCGATCGGGTGTGCAAGCGCCTGCTGGAGATCTTCTGGCACATGGCCGCTCCTGGTGCAGTCATCGTGGCCAGCAACTTTGCCCCGTCCAACCCCATCAAGGGCTTCATGGACTATGTCCTCGACTGGCGGCTCATCTATCGCGACGAACCAACCGTCGCGTCACTCGCTGTGGACGAATCCTATGGTGCCGTAAGCCAGACGATGTACTCCCCAGATGGTGTGGAGATTTTCCTTACCATGCGTAAACCGGTTGACGCTCCAATCATCCCTGATGATCGTCAGACCACAACCGCGCCACGTCCCTCCTGA